A genomic stretch from Petrimonas mucosa includes:
- the ltrA gene encoding group II intron reverse transcriptase/maturase, with the protein MAQPQAITYQYNLFSEQRQDVIRPFPTSETVCGASGTKAFQVKEAGEQERALTPDLMSLVLSHDNIKAAYKQVKRNKGVAGIDQMPTGDFAEWYSQNAETLQSELYNGAYQPQGVKQVEIPKPNGGKRKLGIPTVTDRIIQQAISQVLNPIYERKFSDHSYGFRPNRKAHQALKKGSEYVSEGRVIVVDMDLKTFFDVVNHDRLMYLLSTTISDKTLLWLIRKYLQSGILIDGVVSQRTEGMPQGSPLSPLLSNIVLDELDKELEKRGHKFVRYADDCNIYVRSQRAGERLLASISVFIETKLKLLVNKEKSRVCPVNHTKFLGYTIQRDGSLSIANESVKRFKEKVRKLTKRNRGVNFEQIIVELEPVMRGWLNYFRHARCKRLLENIDSWIRRKLRCYRLKQCKRVITLQQFLKSHGVETWQSWILALSGKGLWCKSGCPQAHQALSNRWFNDVGLYNLSLNYARLNH; encoded by the coding sequence ATGGCGCAACCGCAAGCGATAACGTACCAATATAACCTGTTTAGTGAGCAGCGTCAGGATGTTATCCGCCCTTTTCCCACGAGTGAAACCGTATGTGGAGCTTCGGGAACAAAGGCGTTTCAAGTAAAAGAAGCAGGCGAACAGGAACGAGCCTTAACCCCCGATTTAATGAGCTTGGTGTTGTCTCACGACAATATCAAGGCAGCCTACAAACAGGTAAAACGCAACAAAGGCGTTGCGGGTATTGACCAAATGCCGACAGGAGATTTTGCTGAATGGTATTCTCAAAATGCAGAAACGTTGCAAAGCGAACTTTACAACGGCGCTTACCAACCGCAAGGGGTAAAACAGGTCGAAATCCCGAAACCCAACGGCGGCAAACGCAAATTGGGTATCCCGACGGTAACGGACAGGATAATCCAACAAGCGATTTCCCAGGTGCTCAATCCTATTTACGAACGAAAATTTTCCGACCACAGTTATGGTTTTCGCCCCAACCGCAAAGCACACCAAGCATTAAAGAAAGGCAGCGAATACGTATCAGAGGGTAGAGTAATCGTTGTAGATATGGATTTGAAAACGTTTTTCGATGTGGTCAACCACGACCGTTTAATGTATCTGCTATCAACCACCATCAGCGATAAAACGCTTTTGTGGCTGATACGCAAATACCTTCAAAGCGGTATACTGATAGACGGGGTTGTAAGCCAACGTACCGAAGGGATGCCGCAGGGCAGTCCTCTTTCACCCTTGCTGTCCAACATCGTTTTAGACGAACTGGACAAAGAGTTGGAAAAGCGGGGACACAAATTTGTTCGCTACGCGGACGATTGCAACATCTACGTACGCAGCCAACGGGCAGGCGAGAGATTGTTGGCATCGATAAGCGTATTTATCGAAACCAAGTTGAAATTACTAGTAAACAAAGAGAAAAGCCGGGTATGTCCGGTCAATCACACCAAATTCTTGGGCTATACCATTCAAAGGGATGGCAGTCTGAGCATAGCCAACGAAAGTGTAAAACGCTTTAAGGAAAAGGTACGGAAGTTAACCAAACGCAATAGGGGCGTGAATTTTGAACAAATTATTGTGGAACTCGAACCTGTGATGCGCGGTTGGCTTAACTACTTTCGGCATGCACGCTGTAAACGCCTGTTGGAGAATATAGATTCTTGGATACGGCGAAAACTTCGGTGCTATCGCTTAAAGCAATGCAAGCGTGTAATTACGCTTCAGCAATTTTTGAAAAGCCACGGTGTGGAGACTTGGCAAAGTTGGATATTGGCTCTTTCGGGGAAAGGGCTTTGGTGTAAATCGGGATGCCCGCAAGCGCATCAAGCCTTGTCCAACCGGTGGTTCAACGATGTAGGTCTTTACAATCTCTCATTAAATTATGCAAGGTTAAACCATTAA
- a CDS encoding IS1595-like element ISPemu1 family transposase, with translation MGFREKYTGVNSIEFNRYFQSDEDCFRYLSAIKWSSESPYKCKKCGHLKYGKGKKSYSRRCANCNYDESPTAGTMFDKIKFPLLIAFHICFKISTKKKGMSSMELSEEFGLRQKTVWEFKWKIQQAMTSSRKNQLCGKVQVDEFLIGEYEEGKVGRSGESKKKLVIVALEILEDKGSVGRAYAQVIDRASSKEFRPFFETYISKEAHVITDVWKGYLPLKKDYPNLEQIPSDKGKGMQQLHIHIMNIQGWLRGIHHHCSKQRLQGYLDEYHFRYNRRSMMGSIFDLLLRKMVFSEPIRLNRSNITTAV, from the coding sequence ATGGGATTTAGAGAAAAGTATACGGGGGTGAATTCAATAGAATTTAATAGGTATTTTCAGAGCGACGAAGATTGTTTTCGTTATTTGTCTGCAATAAAATGGTCATCTGAAAGTCCGTACAAATGCAAGAAATGCGGTCATCTGAAGTATGGAAAAGGCAAAAAGTCATATTCACGCCGTTGCGCCAATTGTAATTACGATGAAAGTCCAACGGCAGGAACGATGTTTGACAAGATAAAATTTCCATTACTAATAGCGTTTCACATATGCTTTAAGATCAGTACAAAAAAGAAAGGAATGTCTTCCATGGAATTGTCAGAAGAGTTTGGATTGCGGCAGAAAACAGTTTGGGAATTTAAGTGGAAAATCCAACAAGCAATGACGAGCAGCCGTAAAAACCAATTATGCGGCAAAGTTCAAGTGGATGAATTTCTGATTGGCGAATACGAGGAAGGGAAAGTGGGGCGTAGTGGCGAGAGCAAAAAGAAGTTAGTTATAGTTGCACTTGAAATTCTGGAAGATAAAGGTAGTGTTGGGCGTGCTTATGCACAAGTAATTGATCGTGCTTCAAGCAAAGAATTCAGACCGTTTTTTGAGACATATATTAGCAAAGAAGCGCACGTTATTACTGACGTTTGGAAAGGATATTTGCCATTGAAAAAGGACTATCCAAACTTAGAACAAATACCTTCAGACAAGGGAAAGGGAATGCAGCAACTGCATATTCACATAATGAACATCCAGGGATGGTTGCGAGGGATACACCACCATTGCTCAAAGCAGCGGCTGCAAGGTTATCTCGATGAGTACCATTTCAGGTATAACAGGAGGTCAATGATGGGGTCAATCTTCGATTTACTCCTTAGGAAGATGGTCTTCAGTGAACCTATAAGGTTAAATAGAAGTAATATAACTACAGCGGTCTAA
- a CDS encoding IS1182 family transposase, translated as MFKSYITNDNLLLPPSLGEMIPQNDPVRVVHRIIEQIDLKSLYRKYSHLGSHAYHPRLMLKLIVYAYLRNVYSSRRIEELSRNDIRFLWLSGMNVPDHNTINWFRSGRLKGMLKEVFATIVKFLEAEGFVSLERAYTDGTKIESVANRYTFVWGKSIQTRTGKIAEEINELWAYAESVTKQELLQEAPLLPEDISSEKVREVVEKIDETLRDVDCDKKIKQKVKRVKKAWPEQLERYEQQEKILQGRNSYSKTDPDATFMRMKEDYMRNKQLKPAYNVQISTNDQFITNYSLHQTTSDTTTYIEHLEQYKSLYGLYPKESIADAGYGSEENYLYAQEKGINTFIKYNYFHKEQSGKWMNDPFRSSNFYYNEKQDCFYCPMGQPMRLIYIQKQKTKTGFTQEVHHYQAVRCQGCPLRSLCHKSRNDRVIQVNHRLSKLKAKEKEKLLSEEGLMHRSQRPQDVEATFGNLKNNKNFKRFLCRGKDRTEVEFGLLSIAHNLAKVAS; from the coding sequence ATGTTTAAATCTTACATTACCAACGATAATCTGCTACTTCCACCAAGTTTGGGGGAAATGATCCCGCAAAACGATCCGGTACGGGTAGTTCACCGTATCATCGAGCAGATAGATTTGAAGAGTTTGTACAGAAAGTACTCTCACCTTGGCAGTCACGCCTATCATCCTCGCTTGATGCTCAAGCTGATTGTCTACGCCTACCTTCGTAATGTTTATTCCTCCCGCCGCATAGAAGAGCTATCGCGCAATGACATCCGATTCTTGTGGCTGAGCGGGATGAATGTTCCAGATCATAACACCATCAACTGGTTTCGTTCGGGACGATTGAAAGGGATGTTGAAAGAGGTTTTTGCTACGATTGTGAAGTTCCTGGAGGCAGAAGGCTTCGTTAGCCTGGAAAGAGCCTATACCGATGGCACCAAGATTGAATCTGTTGCCAACCGCTACACTTTTGTCTGGGGCAAGTCAATCCAAACAAGGACGGGAAAGATTGCCGAAGAGATCAACGAGCTGTGGGCCTACGCCGAATCGGTGACCAAGCAGGAGTTGCTCCAGGAGGCCCCTTTGCTGCCCGAAGATATCAGCAGCGAGAAGGTGCGTGAGGTGGTGGAGAAGATCGATGAGACCCTGCGGGATGTGGATTGCGATAAGAAGATCAAGCAGAAGGTGAAACGGGTGAAGAAAGCCTGGCCGGAGCAACTGGAACGATACGAGCAGCAGGAGAAAATCCTGCAGGGTCGCAACAGTTACTCCAAGACAGACCCGGATGCCACTTTCATGCGGATGAAAGAGGACTACATGCGTAATAAGCAACTCAAGCCGGCATACAATGTCCAGATCTCCACCAACGACCAGTTCATCACCAATTACAGTCTTCACCAGACCACCTCCGATACCACCACTTACATCGAACATCTTGAGCAGTATAAATCCCTTTATGGCCTCTACCCGAAAGAATCCATTGCCGATGCCGGTTATGGCAGCGAGGAGAATTATCTTTACGCACAGGAAAAAGGGATCAACACCTTTATCAAGTACAACTACTTCCACAAGGAGCAATCCGGGAAATGGATGAATGATCCTTTCCGTTCTTCCAACTTTTATTACAATGAGAAACAGGATTGCTTTTATTGCCCCATGGGACAACCCATGCGCCTGATCTATATACAAAAGCAGAAAACCAAAACCGGTTTTACACAAGAAGTACATCATTACCAGGCGGTTCGTTGCCAGGGATGTCCTTTAAGGTCTCTTTGCCACAAATCCAGGAATGACCGGGTGATACAAGTCAATCACAGGCTAAGCAAGTTAAAAGCCAAAGAGAAAGAGAAGTTGCTCTCTGAAGAAGGGTTGATGCATCGAAGTCAAAGGCCTCAGGATGTGGAGGCCACCTTCGGTAACCTGAAAAATAATAAAAACTTCAAGCGGTTCCTTTGCAGAGGCAAGGACAGGACAGAAGTGGAGTTTGGATTGCTCTCGATTGCCCATAACCTGGCAAAAGTAGCATCATAA
- a CDS encoding IS5 family transposase: MIRYKSSRQLSISEFKMPFEAKLDENNRWVILSKIVPWEEFARLYYKNFKSNRGAPTKDARLVLGVIIIKHIMKSDDRGVIEMIQENPYMQYFLGLEAFTYEQVMTPSLLVSIRKRIDLDVFESLTDDLIRKGLKLKAGANQEVVDKDAKDEEDDNDDDPDPHPGNKGKLQMDATVCDADIKYPTDLDLLNESRQKAEELIDELCLKLGIKDKPRTYRRVARKDFLNVSKMKRKPANVLRKAIRKQINYLKRDVRTINGILDTIKDKPIPFDRRQLKYFFVIQHLLEQQETMYKKKSHQVEDRIVNIHQPHVRPIVRGKAKAKTEFGAKINISLLDGYARVDHFHWDAFNEGQDLQSQVERFRKLTGKYPELVQVDKIYLTRENRRFLKEKRIRYTGEPLGRKPAKEIKSRYQKRKERRETAERNQVEGKFGQGKRGYGLNDIRARLSSTSRSWIGAIIFVMNLIRHMRDIPLPYFVSLLQKLMIVRNINIYPLGPQMKLCA, encoded by the coding sequence ATGATACGATACAAGAGCTCCAGGCAGCTTTCAATTTCAGAGTTCAAGATGCCCTTTGAGGCAAAACTGGATGAGAATAACCGGTGGGTTATTCTTTCAAAAATAGTTCCCTGGGAAGAGTTCGCCCGGCTTTATTACAAGAACTTCAAAAGCAACCGGGGTGCCCCCACCAAAGATGCCAGGCTTGTGCTGGGAGTAATCATCATCAAGCACATCATGAAGAGTGACGACCGTGGAGTAATAGAGATGATACAGGAGAACCCCTACATGCAGTATTTTCTTGGTCTCGAAGCTTTCACCTATGAACAGGTGATGACACCGTCACTGCTGGTCTCCATCAGAAAGCGAATCGACCTTGATGTCTTTGAATCATTGACGGACGACTTGATAAGAAAAGGGTTGAAGCTAAAAGCCGGGGCAAATCAAGAAGTGGTTGACAAGGATGCGAAGGATGAAGAAGATGATAATGATGACGATCCCGATCCGCATCCCGGGAACAAGGGGAAGCTCCAAATGGATGCAACGGTCTGTGATGCGGATATCAAGTATCCCACCGATCTGGATCTGCTGAACGAGAGCCGCCAGAAGGCAGAAGAGCTGATCGATGAGTTGTGTTTGAAACTGGGTATTAAAGATAAACCCCGTACATACAGAAGGGTTGCACGCAAGGATTTTTTGAATGTGTCGAAAATGAAGAGAAAACCAGCCAACGTGTTACGAAAAGCGATACGCAAGCAGATCAACTACCTGAAACGGGATGTGCGGACTATCAACGGGATACTGGACACCATAAAGGATAAACCGATTCCCTTCGACCGGCGGCAACTAAAGTATTTTTTTGTCATCCAGCATCTGCTGGAACAACAGGAGACGATGTATAAGAAGAAGAGCCATCAAGTAGAAGATCGCATAGTGAACATTCATCAGCCACATGTTCGCCCCATCGTCCGTGGTAAAGCCAAGGCCAAGACGGAGTTTGGCGCCAAGATCAACATCAGCCTGCTGGATGGCTATGCCAGGGTAGATCATTTCCACTGGGATGCGTTCAATGAGGGGCAGGATCTTCAGTCACAGGTTGAACGCTTCAGGAAGCTGACAGGGAAGTATCCGGAGCTGGTTCAGGTGGACAAGATATATCTTACCCGGGAGAACAGACGGTTCTTGAAAGAGAAAAGAATCCGCTACACCGGGGAACCACTGGGACGAAAGCCGGCAAAAGAGATCAAGAGCAGATACCAAAAACGTAAAGAGCGACGAGAGACGGCGGAACGCAACCAGGTTGAAGGGAAGTTTGGACAGGGCAAGCGTGGATATGGTTTAAATGATATCCGGGCCAGACTCTCCTCGACGTCAAGGAGTTGGATAGGGGCTATCATTTTTGTGATGAATCTGATCCGGCATATGAGGGATATTCCCTTACCTTATTTTGTCTCGTTACTACAGAAGTTAATGATAGTGAGAAATATAAACATTTATCCACTCGGGCCACAAATGAAATTGTGTGCCTGA
- a CDS encoding transposase, which produces MIRYKSSRQLSISEFKMPFEAKLDENNRWVVLSKIVPWEEFARLYYKNFKSNRGAPTKDARLVLGVIIIKHIMKTDDRGVIEMIQENPYMQYFLGLEAFTYEQVMTPSLLVSIRKRIDLDVFESLTDDLIRKGLKLKYFFVIQHLLEQQESMYKKKSHQVEDRIVSIHQPHVRPIVRGKAKAKTEFGAKINISLLDGYARVDHFDWDAFNEGQDLQAQVERFRELTGKYPELVQVDKIYLTRENRRFLKEKRIRYTGEPLGQKPVKEIKSGYQKRKERREAAERNQVEGKFGQGKRGYGLNDIRARLATTSNSWIGAIIFVMNLIRYMRDIPLSYFVSFLSKLMKVRNINIYPLGPQMKLCA; this is translated from the coding sequence ATGATACGATACAAGAGCTCCAGACAGCTTTCAATATCCGAGTTCAAGATGCCTTTTGAGGCAAAACTGGATGAGAATAACCGGTGGGTTGTTCTTTCAAAAATAGTTCCCTGGGAAGAGTTCGCCCGGCTTTACTACAAGAACTTCAAGAGCAACCGTGGTGCCCCCACCAAGGATGCCCGGCTTGTGCTGGGAGTGATCATCATCAAGCACATCATGAAGACGGACGATCGCGGTGTGATAGAGATGATCCAGGAGAATCCCTATATGCAGTATTTTCTTGGACTCGAAGCTTTCACTTATGAACAGGTAATGACGCCCTCGCTGCTGGTTTCCATCAGGAAACGCATTGATCTGGATGTCTTTGAATCATTGACAGACGATTTAATAAGAAAAGGGTTGAAGCTGAAATATTTTTTTGTTATCCAGCATCTGCTGGAACAACAGGAGAGCATGTACAAGAAGAAGAGCCATCAAGTAGAAGATCGCATCGTGAGCATTCATCAGCCGCATGTACGTCCCATCGTGCGTGGCAAGGCCAAGGCCAAGACGGAGTTTGGCGCCAAGATCAACATCAGCCTGCTGGATGGATATGCCAGGGTGGATCATTTTGACTGGGATGCCTTTAACGAGGGGCAGGATCTTCAGGCACAGGTCGAACGCTTTAGGGAACTGACAGGGAAATACCCGGAGCTGGTTCAGGTGGATAAGATTTATCTCACCCGGGAGAACAGGCGGTTTTTGAAAGAGAAAAGAATCCGCTACACCGGGGAACCACTGGGACAAAAACCGGTAAAAGAGATCAAGAGCGGATACCAAAAACGTAAAGAGCGACGAGAGGCGGCGGAACGCAATCAGGTTGAAGGGAAGTTTGGTCAGGGCAAACGTGGATATGGTTTAAATGATATCCGTGCCAGATTGGCCACGACATCAAACAGTTGGATAGGGGCTATCATTTTTGTGATGAACCTGATCAGGTACATGAGGGATATTCCCCTGTCATATTTTGTCTCGTTTCTATCGAAACTGATGAAAGTTAGAAATATAAACATTTATCCACTCGGGCCACAAATGAAATTGTGTGCCTGA
- a CDS encoding PQQ-binding-like beta-propeller repeat protein, which yields MKRTSFLILSICIFGITVGQTSTHLFSLTDSTVGTSYVTGSPVTATRYVVSGKLSGWHWDGISDNLLLELKDPDSKEISFTNRGTLNMVDMEAKNVKWARAINYNSSEVKLQGNYYFLSEKKKNYCIHPETGDVLWENRNEFYFIDPFLNIGVGYPLQSLSNKLTAVDLSNGKELWRKKVNRICGWNDAYMLDDTTLLISVDGIRAINLTNGKGWTYKASTSNKEIGKMIGFNAINIILGLIFDLYVLQTEPNTYSDMVSNMLIDPYENTILASKDRISKIDKSGKIQWSTSLPEKKTSKSSLFLIDTNIFMINRGYAQYNRNFSMVGAPYFASFDLQSGKQLFLTSIAEKKEFIRNFQVVNDRLFVVFEDKIAAYSLSDGSMITEKALELHDGEFLDVFVVSGIYWKGNEPFFKELISDFSNHNFMMTSKGRIFVLTDNLETILVYGKPDLYHKITDNSQYTLVSNNNTDFILLDNSYVPVGTIKTSGDLLINKDKLFFFDKDSFWEINLTQFNQPSNLWHSIFKNRYRRLSRC from the coding sequence ATGAAACGAACATCTTTTTTAATACTATCAATCTGTATTTTTGGGATTACTGTTGGTCAAACATCAACCCATTTGTTTTCATTAACGGATTCGACAGTTGGCACATCTTATGTGACAGGATCTCCTGTTACCGCAACACGTTATGTTGTTTCGGGAAAATTATCCGGATGGCATTGGGATGGGATTTCGGATAATTTACTGCTCGAATTGAAAGATCCTGACAGTAAGGAGATTTCTTTCACAAATAGAGGTACCCTTAACATGGTCGACATGGAGGCTAAGAATGTGAAATGGGCACGGGCTATAAACTATAATTCGTCGGAAGTTAAATTGCAGGGAAACTACTACTTTCTTTCTGAAAAGAAAAAAAATTATTGTATCCATCCCGAAACGGGGGATGTATTGTGGGAGAACAGAAATGAGTTTTATTTTATCGATCCGTTTTTAAATATTGGGGTTGGTTATCCGCTCCAATCGTTGTCCAATAAACTTACGGCAGTTGATTTATCGAACGGCAAAGAGTTATGGAGAAAAAAGGTTAACCGGATATGCGGATGGAATGACGCATATATGTTGGACGATACTACATTGTTAATTTCAGTTGACGGCATCAGAGCAATAAATCTAACAAATGGCAAAGGGTGGACTTATAAGGCAAGCACCTCCAATAAAGAGATTGGAAAGATGATAGGTTTTAATGCGATCAATATAATTCTTGGTTTGATTTTTGATCTATATGTCTTACAAACGGAACCTAATACTTATTCCGATATGGTATCAAATATGCTTATTGATCCCTATGAAAATACAATCCTTGCCTCTAAAGATCGAATATCGAAGATTGACAAGTCAGGGAAAATACAATGGTCAACCTCTTTACCGGAGAAAAAAACATCAAAATCTTCTTTATTCCTGATTGATACCAACATTTTTATGATTAACCGGGGATATGCCCAATATAATAGAAATTTTTCCATGGTTGGCGCACCCTATTTTGCATCATTTGATTTACAAAGTGGGAAACAATTATTTCTTACATCCATTGCTGAAAAGAAAGAGTTTATTCGTAATTTTCAGGTAGTAAATGATAGATTATTCGTGGTTTTTGAGGATAAGATAGCTGCATATTCATTAAGTGATGGCTCAATGATAACTGAAAAAGCATTAGAATTACATGATGGGGAATTCTTGGATGTTTTTGTTGTTTCCGGGATTTATTGGAAAGGGAATGAGCCTTTTTTCAAAGAACTCATATCCGATTTTTCAAATCACAATTTTATGATGACTTCCAAAGGCAGGATTTTTGTTCTGACAGATAATCTTGAAACAATATTGGTGTATGGTAAACCTGACTTGTATCATAAGATAACAGATAATAGTCAATACACATTGGTTTCGAATAATAATACAGATTTTATCTTACTTGATAATTCGTATGTTCCGGTAGGTACTATAAAAACATCCGGCGATTTATTAATAAATAAGGATAAACTTTTTTTCTTTGATAAAGATTCTTTTTGGGAGATTAATCTAACCCAATTCAACCAGCCATCTAATCTTTGGCATTCTATTTTTAAGAATCGGTATAGGCGCTTAAGTCGCTGTTAA